TTGGCAAAGAGGCACACTAAAATGAAAACTTGTATTACTCATGATCCCAGttgtgtatgtttatatatctGTAAAAGAAATTGgcagagaaaataagaaaatactcTCAGTTCAAAGTGAGAttgacttttaaaatgtctgtataCACGAATGTATAAGTTCATAAAAGGCATTTACAGGACTGCTGAATGTCTGGCAACACAGGAAAATAGAAGATTAAATATACTATGATTATTCAATCTctggtttgaaaaataaaacacaatttttttacaCTGTACTTTGTGATTGTACATCAACTGTATATTCCCTATTCATAGCTACAGCaagaaaaatagattttcaaCACCACGAAAGCCTTCCACTTCAACTAAAAAGTgggaaaacctttttttttttttaaagttcattTGTAAAATCTTTTGTGAGAACATCTGGAACACCTTCAGGAGAGAATCAAATCCAAGTAAGTACAATCCAAGTAACTCAAAAGGGTTAAAAGTATCGACGTGAGAATACCGGtgtcaaataaaacaagagtCGCGGGGGGGAGTGCATCACTTAATACTTTtacaaaaacttttaaaaaatgggagagaaaacaaacaaaccaaactaaaataaaacatgaccaCATCTACCTGCTGCGCAGTAAAACCACAGGGGGGCGATAGTGGGGCTAAGTAGTGTCCTTAGCTGATGTGGCTGTTGGGATGCAGGATTTGCCGCTGCTGCCGTTGTGGGACCTGTAGCTGGTGAAGCTGGGGGTGTGTATGGTGCGGATGCTCTTTCCGCCCGGGCCCACAGGTGTGGGcgacagaggggagggggaggaggaggatgaggaggagaatgaagaggaggaggaggaggagtgcacTCGACCATTCTGGGTCTGCGAGGAGAACGAGAGAGCTTTACCTGTGTGCTGTGAGGGTGTGGGGAGTTTGAGGGATCCGTTAGACAGGGAGGGGATGTGGGAGGAGGGGATGTGGGAGGAGGGCAAGGTGGCGGAACGAGGAGAGGACAGGATGGAGGACTttgtggaagaagaagaggaggaggaggaggaggatgaggaggaagggttAATGGGATTAGTAGCATCTGAGTTTGGTGCAGACTGGGAACTGCCTTTAGGAGAGCTAGGATAAAAAGCAGGGATTTTAGAGGTGGGTATAGTAGGGGAAGTAGTTTTATGATCCCCTCCCACTCTTTTAGCACTTCCGTTAGCCTGCAAACAGAGATGCCAAAACAGATACTGGTTGTCAAAATAGAAATCtggtcaaaaaacacaaataaaaaaggcaaGACGATGTTAAATCAAACTACAGGTTAtatgcacacagaaacactatGACTGCACAAACATGTATATCACAACTAACAGACACCAACACATGTACAGAAGCTGTTCTCCCTAGGTTACACGAGAGGTGAGACACACTGAACTGAGACATGTTACCAAAGAAAAGACAACTGCGTTGGTTAGAGGTTGTGCGAGGTtcagacaggaggggggggcgtCTCTCCACAGGTCGCCGATGTGTTGTTAGAAGAGGGGTGCGTTAGGTTTAGTGTGTCGGGAGAGGAGTCAGAAGGCGAAGCGGGTGAGAATCAGGGTGAGAGGAGTTTAGTAGAGTGAGAGCAGAGTGAGAACGTGGGCCGGCGCTCCACGAAAAACACGCTGTTGCAAGATGGTGAGTTGTGCCGaggtctttggggggggggggagaacttACATCACAGTGAGGTTAAGAAGCTCTAATGCAGCGATGTTGGGGTTTGAGCAGAGGTGCGTtgtgaggaggagggtgggtggggtggggagCACAGCCGAAAAAAAGTCAGTTAGggtttgtggtttgtttgttgttgtgttttttttacacagccATAAGCATCCTGGGTTTTTTTTCACGACACTGTTAAGGAGCTCATCTGTGATGGGAACCGGAGACGTGGTGACAGAACTCAAGATGATAGGGTTCCACTTCtctttgacatgttttttttttttttttttttttgtaagtcACCAACACAGTGAAAACCATGAGCAGTGTGGACATGCAGAAGCATACAGTACAGTGATGTTATGGGGGTAACAGTCAAGAGTCGAACATGCCTTCTCGTCAGAGCAGACTCCAGAGAAACAGTCGCCTTCACAGCAACTTCATTCTTTCAATTAAAACACTTGAAATCTCACAGCTTTGGTAGATTATCCCTCTTATATAATACATGCCTCGTGTGTTTCGATCCCTACGTGTTTTGTTTCCTCTAGTCCCTGGTAAGGCCCTACAGTAAAACTACCTGTCGGAACTGCCTCTGAGCGTCCTGCAGTTTTGGCTGTTTTCCTGCTTTGTCAGTAGTACCCGGCGACTGCCTGGACTTCGCAGACAAAGGGACGGGCATCCGACTAGTGGGGGAAGCGACACTGGCGTTCTGCAGGGGGATCCAAAcgaaaaaacaaggaataaaacaaaagaaagaaaaaaacacaccataCAGGAAGCATGAAAAATCAAGGCACTGACAGGTTCACATAAAACTCATTCAATAGCTCCAACGATCAACACCAGTGAAAGAACATGCACCCCGTGGGACCGTACACCTCAAAGTCAATACACACAGTACATGCTTTAGAGAACACGTGAGACACCAGAGCTGAATCATCATGAGACTCTTTTATGATGAGTTTGCCACTTGCTGAAAACCTCAGAGTTTTAGCAATGAGCTGAAAGTGAAaagtgtgggggggtgggggtaaCCAGGAACCCAGCAAAATGCCAAACCCCAATCATGACGCCATGATTTCACAGAGGGGAGAAAGCCACCGGGGGACATTTCCGACATTTCCCAGCACCGGTGGAGTGGATTAATGATTCTGTGATTTCAGAGGTTAGGGTTGGAGAGTAGGTAGGTCGGaaaatgaatttgaaaaaaaacaagaagcacCCAAAACCTCCCGGAGCGAAAGGAGCTAGAGCGAGACCTGTTGCACGGTGATGGGGGCACTGGGGACAGTGATGGTGGAGGCAGTGGAAGTGGTGGTAGTAGGGAAGACTACAGGGCGAGGAAGGAGCTGCGGTTTAGGCTTCGGCTGCAGAAACTTCTTGCCGGGTACCTTAGGGCCGGACCCTCTGGAGGTCGGGAGAGAGGACGACCTCTTTAGCCCCCCTACATCTGAGCTCTTCACATTCCCGTCTTTAGCCTCCTCCCGAGGGACGGGCTCCTCGGGGGAGAGGGGGCCCATCTCGCTGATGGTGGTCTCCAGCTGCTTGATGGTCTGCTCCAGGCTGTCCAGGGTCTTGTAGGTGTTCTTCCGGATCTCATCAGTCCGGCCATGGGAGTCGGAGTTCTGCCTCCTCAGCTGCGTGGCCGAATCTGTGACATTGGCCGCGTCCGCTAAAGATTTTGAACGTGTAATCTCAAATCTCTTTGCTTCTTTGTGCTGCGTGATGGTACCGtcaccttcctcctcatcttcgtATACGACCACCTGGAGAGTCTTCTTGCCCGACTTGGTGCCGGCGCGAATCGCCTGGGTCAGCGCCGCCAGCTGCTTCTTGGGGAACTTAAACTTGAACTTCTTCTTACTGTCCTGCTTGGCATCTTCGTTCGTCTCCATGTTTATTCCACTGTCCGTCAGTTCTGATATCGAGGACGAAGACGAGGACGATAAGCTGTTGTGGTCGGCGGTGCCCTCTGCATATCTGACCTTTTTGTCCACAACCGATTTGTTCGCCTCAGCTTTTACCTGCAGCCAACCACCCCTCTCCGAGTCCGACTCCTCGCTCTCCTCATCGATGCGCTCTTGTGACAGCATCCTCTCCAGTTCATCCTCAGACTCAAATATGGTGGACAGACGCTTGTAGGCCGAGCGGATGTCCATGGGCTCATCGAAAATGATGATGACGGGCTTTTTGTTGAAGCCATTATCCGGCAACGCGTTGGGATCCCCCGCGGCGTTCCCTCGGTTTTGGCCGCATCCTAGGGTGTATGTCTGGACGCCTGCCTTCTTGGCGTTGACCAGATCCTGGTACTCACCACAAGACAGAGACTGAACCTGGGTGTTGGTGATCATAAATGCTATGTTGTCAGGAGGTGGAGGCGCCTCTTCTCCAGGCAGATCAACACTAAGACCTGCGCCCCCGTCGTCATCCACAAAAATAGCTTTCGGTGGATCACGGTTTTCACTCAGAGCCTTTTTCGTTGGCGAAACAGAACGTTTAGGAGTCTGTCTGACGGCGCTGACTGTGCTGGTTTCCTTTGCCTCTGGGATTATATTCTTACTGGAAGAAACAGGCTCCTGGATGATTTTACTTTTCTTCTCAGTGTTCATTTTGTTGAGCATTTTGCCCTTCTCCATTTCCACCTTGGTCTTCAAGGACTCGGAGCGTTTCACCTGCTTCTTTGGCAGTTTGAATTTGGTCAGTCCCACGGGTTTAGGTGAAATCGGTGGAGGCGTTAAAGGCAGGGGTGATTTGGGTGGTGGAGACTGTGGCGGCTGCTGTTCCTGGCTTGGAGAATTGTCGTTAACATTGACATTTGACACCTGTGTTGGCGGCTGCGCGGGCTCTTGGTGCTCGGGGGTCTCGTCCGTTCCTGACGAGGCTGGGAGATCTTTGGGAATCTGGCCAGTCACATAGTAAATGACCTGCGATCgggaaaggaaaacagaaagtcATCATTTCATTAAACTTTCACGTTGTAGAATATTCACTGAAAAAATTCATGAAAATAGTGTCAGGAATCCAACGGGACACGTACCCCTTGGCTCTGTCGCACAGGGGTGTTCCCGTTTTCATCCGTGTCTGGATCTTTATCCTCCCGACTGGGCTCTGAACTCTGCTAGGACAGTGTGTGAGGGAATAATATTACTGTGCAACTGGCGCGCCAAGTTGCTGTGGATTAACTTTGACTCGACACACAAGGCCGCGGACGCATTAACGATGTCTAAGCTGCATTGGGTAATAACCTTGTACAAGTACAACAGCAAATATAATTACAGTTTGTACTCCTCAGATTCTTCTTcagtttaaaaccaaatcaCTTTTAAACAAGATAAATTCTCTGGATCCAAATGCGCACGGGGCAAATAAACACGTTTAACCTTTTAAGCTGCATTTCTACAACAATCAAGCTGCTCAAGGATTTAGCAAAAACTACAGAGCAGATGAAACTTTCTGGCTCAAATTCGGACAAAGGGGCAGATCTAGCTCAACTTTTGATTACTTTCTTTTCATTGTGAGATACTGTTTATActttctctgagaataattcaaggatcttgTATTAAAAAATAGGGCATGTTAAGGGGactgagtgtgtggaatttgttgCAGTTGGATTGAATGGAAAGGGGCTGATTGGCCTTAGCGGAGGATAGCTCTCTATTGATTGTTATCCACAGCATCTACAAGCTCTAATTTGTTAGCTGACACTTACACACGTTTTAAAATCTCGAACTAATCTCGGTTGCACTTGAACATACCTGTCCGCTTcgtcacataaaaaaaaaacatattattgcGTGATTATACATAGGGATTTTCTAGGTATAGACTTGAAGGGATGCACTGGTTAAGTAGATGTGAAGCTGGGAAAACAACCTGAGGTGAAGTTGTGCAGAGAcgaagagaaacagaaaagtgattCCTCAGGAAAAGTGATTTGAGAGGAGCATGCAAAGTGGCCAGGCTGACCTCTAGTGAACCaagtctgcagaaacacacctgTCTGCACGGGGAGTTTTCAATAATGTCGTTTCTCTCAATCGTCAAATCAtttcagaaatagaaaaaaggtgtttttgtaaagaagACATGTCATTGAAGAAAGACAAAAGACGATTTGAATTGCCTGTAGGGATACAGTGCCCGAGGTCTTTATTGATTTGGAGGAAAAATAGACAAGACACACCATCGTCTGGTCCAGACACACAGAAAAGGCACAGCATCTTTTCAGAGGCTTCCCTTTATGCAGACTTAATCCTGAAAACCCAAGCTGTGATCCCCGGCAGAGTCAAACAGAAGGAAGGGGAAGTGAGGCAGCGAGGAAAGAGGAGTATTTGGAGGCAGCTGTTACGGGTTTCTCTCGAGCCAAAGCAAGGGAGCCAAAGTCGGAGGAGGGTTAAGATGCAGCCATTGATTGTGTGAGACAGTCGGCAGAGACAGGCGGTTAGCAGGGGCGGCTGCACGGCGACTTGTTCTTTACCTTTTTCTCTTTGAGGGGCAACAAGGCCCCCGGTCTTAGCTCTCTGATTTGCGGTTCAATTCGAGTGCCGGGCTCTACCAAATTTTTCACCCCTACATCCTTAACTGTGCACATCTGGAAAACCTGAAGAGTGAAGAAAGGTGAAGGGGGGGAGTGGGGAGTTTGAGTGTCTTCACCACGGCcacaatcataaaaaaaaactaaaaccccAACtggtaaaattatatttaaaactcTTTAGGCAGCTGTCAGTGAAGATCATTTGGAAATCACCATGAGAAGAAATGTTAGGCAGCCCACTCCCACAATGCAAAATCAAGGACACCTTAAGAGAGCCACTGGttgagagtgtttgtgtttgagtttgagtgTTAATGTGCGTCTAACCTGGAGCTCTGCCATGATCTtgtctccttcatcctcctcgtctCTGGAGACAGACGTTATAACCGGCGGAGGGGTAGGAGGCTTTGGCTTGGTCTCTGGTGGGACCTTGGTGAGCTTGGGCTGGGGAGTGGGAGGTGGGACCTCCTCGTCACCCTCCTGCAAGAAAATGAATAAGTTGTTAATTTTTAAatccccttttccactggttaAAAAACCCACTGACACCTGGCTTTTGTCTGTAATGGGAATTGATTCGATCAACAAGCAACATGACAAAATGGAAAAATCCCCTACTGACAACGGGAAAAGCATTTATcaccttttattattataattagagGAGAACGTGCATGTATTGTCAACATTTAACttctgtatttttctctttcttttcttattaaaaaacaagctGCATATTCCAGATTTCACGAGGCGTCCCCTGACCACACTGACCTGAGCTGAGACGGACTCCTTCCTGCTGATGAAGACCACCTCCCCAGAGCGAGTGGTGGTCATGCCGGAGTTTGAGCCGGAGTTGGAGCCGGGGTAGGTCTTCCTGGGAGGAGGCGGCGGTGGGGACTTGCTGGCCTTCTCGGTCCCTTGCTTGGGGACAATGTCGATGGGCGCCGGCTTGTTCTTGGAGAGTCTCTCCAGCACCGGCTTGGCTGGTTTCTCCAACACGGGCTTCGGCAGTTTCTCTGGCCCCTTTTTGACCAGTTTGTCAGAGTCAGGCTCGGACCGGAGCTCTTCTGTCACACACATTAATCAAATTATATTAGCGCACATgaatttagaaattaaaaatgtcCATATTTGTGTCGTCAAGTAAAATCCTTTATATCTGTACCTGTAGGTGACTCTAGAGGACTATGGGTGTTGGGTTGTTCTCCGCtggcagcagggggcagtgccgtgttctcctccacctccaggcTGGGGATGCCCTTCATCATGTTGGCCTGGGCCTCCTGCAGGATCTTCTCAAACTCTTTCCCGTCGTAATGACCCaggttctgcctcctctccGCCCACTCCTTCTCCGCTGCCTGTATGGACATTGCTCTGCATTTGCTCTTCTCCTTAttgctctgcagctcctctatgACAAGATCCTGGGTGCCATTATTCACAGAGTTCCCGT
The window above is part of the Platichthys flesus chromosome 21, fPlaFle2.1, whole genome shotgun sequence genome. Proteins encoded here:
- the si:ch211-285f17.1 gene encoding sickle tail protein homolog isoform X1; this encodes MRAGSDGILNRQKSLMVAGPQDKAHTQAPSQRPGEKGENMEMLPPRSRISPPKASAQQQGSNHKQNKSNLKVTSPEDAERVGRRQASPNGTPPLRADARGSRTVPRRHTLGGARGSREILAMQPPDMDKKREAFLEHLKQKYPHHASAIMGHQERLREQSRSPKHGPGDQVDHLSLASLESLDAMSESDAPTGFTRGSRVRASLPVVRSTNQTRDRSLGVLYLQYGDETKQFRMPNEVTSIDTVRALFVSAFPQQLNMKMLESPSVAVYVKDDMRNMYYELSDVRNLSDHSCLKVYHKDPAQAFSHGPRPANGDARMHSDGQHPLRQPPMGPPGHHPLQGVLPQSPHSMPSSPSRIPFGSRPVSLPGSATIPRERLSSANQTVRSISPCPSAILERRDVKPDEDMGGKSHTLGRGTEGLYADPYLLQEGRLSLASSHGPHPNPGMDSPDHGMGGFHRASIRSTSSYSGPSPTDSMDHPSLYRQKSRNSQLPTLGSKTPPPSPHRMSEVRMIDIHGGPPHGIPPHGVPPHGVPPHGVPPHGVLPHGVPIERSSPVRHSFRKEEVAGTKPRNNMASPVVADIPGHLQGPIPPVVEHQTRQRMKAMEQQIASLTGLVQHALLKGPNTSGNQEPPSERPAKTSSPAHSAHSSGGSPVLAPKTSAAPSDKPSVPLKVNLLQFRKNVSDLRVQLHQMRQLQLQNQEALRIQLKRAEQEISVKLFEAMRRLEDPVQRQRSLVEEDRHKYLGLEECVLTQLGDLEQYVGSLQKDPGATHRAVTLKDVEEGAVTLRKVGESLAGLKGEFPALQTRMRAVLRVEVEAVKFLKEEPHKLDSMLKRVKSLTDTLSGLRRHTSEVSQKGLNPSAHVPVDNSPAASQPLAESPPAPAQPSSPSPPLDPQNSTVRSEVMPSSPVVIHHVQSSRVLMQQSQQSAALTVQSSPPLTPSPTRVPSPKGRESPRGASVGPPSPVHHKKTNGNSVNNGTQDLVIEELQSNKEKSKCRAMSIQAAEKEWAERRQNLGHYDGKEFEKILQEAQANMMKGIPSLEVEENTALPPAASGEQPNTHSPLESPTEELRSEPDSDKLVKKGPEKLPKPVLEKPAKPVLERLSKNKPAPIDIVPKQGTEKASKSPPPPPPRKTYPGSNSGSNSGMTTTRSGEVVFISRKESVSAQEGDEEVPPPTPQPKLTKVPPETKPKPPTPPPVITSVSRDEEDEGDKIMAELQVFQMCTVKDVGVKNLVEPGTRIEPQIRELRPGALLPLKEKKQSSEPSREDKDPDTDENGNTPVRQSQGVIYYVTGQIPKDLPASSGTDETPEHQEPAQPPTQVSNVNVNDNSPSQEQQPPQSPPPKSPLPLTPPPISPKPVGLTKFKLPKKQVKRSESLKTKVEMEKGKMLNKMNTEKKSKIIQEPVSSSKNIIPEAKETSTVSAVRQTPKRSVSPTKKALSENRDPPKAIFVDDDGGAGLSVDLPGEEAPPPPDNIAFMITNTQVQSLSCGEYQDLVNAKKAGVQTYTLGCGQNRGNAAGDPNALPDNGFNKKPVIIIFDEPMDIRSAYKRLSTIFESEDELERMLSQERIDEESEESDSERGGWLQVKAEANKSVVDKKVRYAEGTADHNSLSSSSSSSISELTDSGINMETNEDAKQDSKKKFKFKFPKKQLAALTQAIRAGTKSGKKTLQVVVYEDEEEGDGTITQHKEAKRFEITRSKSLADAANVTDSATQLRRQNSDSHGRTDEIRKNTYKTLDSLEQTIKQLETTISEMGPLSPEEPVPREEAKDGNVKSSDVGGLKRSSSLPTSRGSGPKVPGKKFLQPKPKPQLLPRPVVFPTTTTSTASTITVPSAPITVQQNASVASPTSRMPVPLSAKSRQSPGTTDKAGKQPKLQDAQRQFRQANGSAKRVGGDHKTTSPTIPTSKIPAFYPSSPKGSSQSAPNSDATNPINPSSSSSSSSSSSSSTKSSILSSPRSATLPSSHIPSSHIPSLSNGSLKLPTPSQHTGKALSFSSQTQNGRVHSSSSSSSFSSSSSSSPSPLSPTPVGPGGKSIRTIHTPSFTSYRSHNGSSGKSCIPTATSAKDTT
- the si:ch211-285f17.1 gene encoding sickle tail protein homolog isoform X7 — protein: MRAGSDGILNRQKSLMVAGPQDKAHTQAPSQRPGEKGENMEMLPPRSRISPPKASAQQQGSNHKQNKSNLKVTSPEDAERVGRRQASPNGTPPLRADARGSRTVPRRHTLGGARGSREILAMQPPDMDKKREAFLEHLKQKYPHHASAIMGHQERLREQSRSPKHGPGDQVDHLSLASLESLDAMSESDAPTGFTRGSRVRASLPVVRSTNQTRDRSLGVLYLQYGDETKQFRMPNEVTSIDTVRALFVSAFPQQLNMKMLESPSVAVYVKDDMRNMYYELSDVRNLSDHSCLKVYHKDPAQAFSHGPRPANGDARMHSDGQHPLRQPPMGPPGHHPLQGVLPQSPHSMPSSPSRIPFGSRPVSLPGSATIPRERLSSANQTVRSISPCPSAILERRDVKPDEDMGGKSHTLGRGTEGLYADPYLLQEGRLSLASSHGPHPNPGMDSPDHGMGGFHRASIRSTSSYSGPSPTDSMDHPSLYRQKSRNSQLPTLGSKTPPPSPHRMSEVRMIDIHGGPPHGIPPHGVPPHGVPPHGVPPHGVLPHGVPIERSSPVRHSFRKEEVAGTKPRNNMASPVVADIPGHLQGPIPPVVEHQTRQRMKAMEQQIASLTGLVQHALLKGPNTSGNQEPPSERPAKTSSPAHSAHSSGGSPVLAPKTSAAPSDKPSVPLKVNLLQFRKNVSDLRVQLHQMRQLQLQNQEALRIQLKRAEQEISVKLFEAMRRLEDPVQRQRSLVEEDRHKYLGLEECVLTQLGDLEQYVGSLQKDPGATHRAVTLKDVEEGAVTLRKVGESLAGLKGEFPALQTRMRAVLRVEVEAVKFLKEEPHKLDSMLKRVKSLTDTLSGLRRHTSEVSQKGLNPSAHVPVDNSPAASQPLAESPPAPAQPSSPSPPLDPQNSTVRSEVMPSSPVVIHHVQSSRVLMQQSQQSAALTVQSSPPLTPSPTRVPSPKGRESPRGASVGPPSPVHHKKTNGNSVNNGTQDLVIEELQSNKEKSKCRAMSIQAAEKEWAERRQNLGHYDGKEFEKILQEAQANMMKGIPSLEVEENTALPPAASGEQPNTHSPLESPTEELRSEPDSDKLVKKGPEKLPKPVLEKPAKPVLERLSKNKPAPIDIVPKQGTEKASKSPPPPPPRKTYPGSNSGSNSGMTTTRSGEVVFISRKESVSAQEGDEEVPPPTPQPKLTKVPPETKPKPPTPPPVITSVSRDEEDEGDKIMAELQVFQMCTVKDVGVKNLVEPGTRIEPQIRELRPGALLPLKEKKQSSEPSREDKDPDTDENGNTPVRQSQGVIYYVTGQIPKDLPASSGTDETPEHQEPAQPPTQVSNVNVNDNSPSQEQQPPQSPPPKSPLPLTPPPISPKPVGLTKFKLPKKQVKRSESLKTKVEMEKGKMLNKMNTEKKSKIIQEPVSSSKNIIPEAKETSTVSAVRQTPKRSVSPTKKALSENRDPPKAIFVDDDGGAGLSVDLPGEEAPPPPDNIAFMITNTQVQSLSCGEYQDLVNAKKAGVQTYTLGCGQNRGNAAGDPNALPDNGFNKKPVIIIFDEPMDIRSAYKRLSTIFESEDELERMLSQERIDEESEESDSERGGWLQVKAEANKSVVDKKVRYAEGTADHNSLSSSSSSSISELTDSGINMETNEDAKQDSKKKFKFKFPKKQLAALTQAIRAGTKSGKKTLQVVVYEDEEEGDGTITQHKEAKRFEITRSKSLADAANVTDSATQLRRQNSDSHGRTDEIRKNTYKTLDSLEQTIKQLETTISEMGPLSPEEPVPREEAKDGNVKSSDVGGLKRSSSLPTSRGSGPKNASVASPTSRMPVPLSAKSRQSPGTTDKAGKQPKLQDAQRQFRQANGSAKRVGGDHKTTSPTIPTSKIPAFYPSSPKGSSQSAPNSDATNPINPSSSSSSSSSSSSSTKSSILSSPRSATLPSSHIPSSHIPSLSNGSLKLPTPSQHTGKALSFSSQTQNGRVHSSSSSSSFSSSSSSSPSPLSPTPVGPGGKSIRTIHTPSFTSYRSHNGSSGKSCIPTATSAKDTT
- the si:ch211-285f17.1 gene encoding sickle tail protein homolog isoform X9 is translated as MRAGSDGILNRQKSLMVAGPQDKAHTQAPSQRPGEKGENMEMLPPRSRISPPKASAQQQGSNHKQNKSNLKVTSPEDAERVGRRQASPNGTPPLRADARGSRTVPRRHTLGGARGSREILAMQPPDMDKKREAFLEHLKQKYPHHASAIMGHQERLREQSRSPKHGPGDQVDHLSLASLESLDAMSESDAPTGFTRGSRVRASLPVVRSTNQTRDRSLGVLYLQYGDETKQFRMPNEVTSIDTVRALFVSAFPQQLNMKMLESPSVAVYVKDDMRNMYYELSDVRNLSDHSCLKVYHKDPAQAFSHGPRPANGDARMHSDGQHPLRQPPMGPPGHHPLQGVLPQSPHSMPSSPSRIPFGSRPVSLPGSATIPRERLSSANQTVRSISPCPSAILERRDVKPDEDMGGKSHTLGRGTEGLYADPYLLQEGRLSLASSHGPHPNPGMDSPDHGMGGFHRASIRSTSSYSGPSPTDSMDHPSLYRQKSRNSQLPTLGSKTPPPSPHRMSEVRMIDIHGGPPHGIPPHGVPPHGVPPHGVPPHGVLPHGVPIERSSPVRHSFRKEEVAGTKPRNNMASPVVADIPGHLQGPIPPVVEHQTRQRMKAMEQQIASLTGLVQHALLKGPNTSGNQEPPSERPAKTSSPAHSAHSSGGSPVLAPKTSAAPSDKPSVPLKVNLLQFRKNVSDLRVQLHQMRQLQLQNQEALRIQLKRAEQEISVKLFEAMRRLEDPVQRQRSLVEEDRHKYLGLEECVLTQLGDLEQYVGSLQKDPGATHRAVTLKDVEEGAVTLRKVGESLAGLKGEFPALQTRMRAVLRVEVEAVKFLKEEPHKLDSMLKRVKSLTDTLSGLRRHTSEVSQKGLNPSAHVPVDNSPAASQPLAESPPAPAQPSSPSPPLDPQNSTVRSEVMPSSPVVIHHVQSSRVLMQQSQQSAALTVQSSPPLTPSPTRVPSPKGRESPRGASVGPPSPVHHKKTNGNSVNNGTQDLVIEELQSNKEKSKCRAMSIQAAEKEWAERRQNLGHYDGKEFEKILQEAQANMMKGIPSLEVEENTALPPAASGEQPNTHSPLESPTEELRSEPDSDKLVKKGPEKLPKPVLEKPAKPVLERLSKNKPAPIDIVPKQGTEKASKSPPPPPPRKTYPGSNSGSNSGMTTTRSGEVVFISRKESVSAQEGDEEVPPPTPQPKLTKVPPETKPKPPTPPPVITSVSRDEEDEGDKIMAELQVFQMCTVKDVGVKNLVEPGTRIEPQIRELRPGALLPLKEKKQSSEPSREDKDPDTDENGNTPVRQSQGVIYYVTGQIPKDLPASSGTDETPEHQEPAQPPTQVSNVNVNDNSPSQEQQPPQSPPPKSPLPLTPPPISPKPVGLTKFKLPKKQVKRSESLKTKVEMEKGKMLNKMNTEKKSKIIQEPVSSSKNIIPEAKETSTVSAVRQTPKRSVSPTKKALSENRDPPKAIFVDDDGGAGLSVDLPGEEAPPPPDNIAFMITNTQVQSLSCGEYQDLVNAKKAGVQTYTLGCGQNRGNAAGDPNALPDNGFNKKPVIIIFDEPMDIRSAYKRLSTIFESEDELERMLSQERIDEESEESDSERGGWLQVKAEANKSVVDKKVRYAEGTADHNSLSSSSSSSISELTDSGINMETNEDAKQDSKKKFKFKFPKKQLAALTQAIRAGTKSGKKTLQVVVYEDEEEGDGTITQHKEAKRFEITRSKSLADAANVTDSATQLRRQNSDSHGRTDEIRKNTYKTLDSLEQTIKQLETTISEMGPLSPEEPVPREEAKDGNVKSSDVGGLKRSSSLPTSRGSGPKVPGKKFLQPKPKPQLLPRPVVFPTTTTSTASTITVPSAPITVQQNASVASPTSRMPVPLSAKSRQSPGTTDKAGKQPKLQDAQRQFRQTQNGRVHSSSSSSSFSSSSSSSPSPLSPTPVGPGGKSIRTIHTPSFTSYRSHNGSSGKSCIPTATSAKDTT